In Prescottella soli, a genomic segment contains:
- a CDS encoding SDR family oxidoreductase — translation MKTVLITGASSGYGRATARYFHSQGWNVIATMRTRRADVLPESDRLRVVELDVTEPETIAAAVETAGSIDVLVNNAGVPSIGVFEGTPMSRVREVFETNTFGVMATTQAVLPQFRERGSGVVVNVTSSVVLGHMPLSAVYKASKMAIEGFTASLALELAPFGVRAKTVEPGACLTTNFAARATDGGSVDDLVPAPYAPWAKRIMDDFTSQELYTEESDVAETIWRAVHDTTGQLRFPAGADAVSLAQAK, via the coding sequence ATGAAGACAGTTCTGATCACCGGTGCCTCGTCCGGATACGGGCGGGCGACCGCTCGCTACTTCCACTCGCAGGGGTGGAACGTCATCGCCACGATGCGCACCCGGCGTGCGGACGTCCTGCCCGAGTCGGACCGGCTCCGCGTCGTCGAGCTCGACGTCACCGAGCCCGAGACCATCGCCGCCGCGGTCGAGACGGCCGGATCCATCGACGTCCTGGTGAACAACGCCGGCGTCCCGTCGATCGGCGTGTTCGAGGGCACGCCCATGTCCCGAGTGCGGGAAGTGTTCGAGACCAACACGTTCGGCGTGATGGCGACGACGCAGGCGGTGCTGCCGCAGTTCCGCGAGCGTGGCTCCGGCGTGGTGGTCAACGTGACCTCCAGCGTGGTGCTCGGACACATGCCGCTCTCGGCGGTCTACAAGGCGAGCAAGATGGCCATCGAGGGGTTCACCGCATCCCTGGCGCTCGAGCTCGCGCCCTTCGGTGTTCGGGCGAAGACGGTCGAGCCGGGAGCCTGCCTGACGACCAACTTCGCAGCCCGGGCGACGGACGGCGGGTCGGTGGACGATCTGGTTCCGGCGCCGTATGCGCCGTGGGCCAAGAGGATCATGGACGACTTCACGAGCCAAGAGCTCTACACCGAGGAGAGCGACGTCGCCGAGACGATCTGGCGGGCCGTGCACGACACGACCGGCCAGCTGCGATTCCCGGCCGGCGCCGACGCGGTCTCGCTCGCCCAGGCGAAGTGA
- a CDS encoding AraC family transcriptional regulator translates to MYLEELRTLLARHARPDWTTAIDGVLISQVDRSDPPAPSMSGTVLAVIAQGAKRLALGDRVYEYGAGQYLVASVDLPVTGQFTQADPEHPALGFGLTLEPSAVAELLLQAGPGDIPRDGGGAPSGIAVSDAPPALLDAVVRLLRLLDEPRDRAALAPLVKREILWRLITGEQGATVRQLGLADSGLTHVSRAVRWIRENYAQPFRVEDVARLSGMSVSAFYRNFQAVTAMSPIQFQKQIRLQEARLLLATHPGDVTGVGRRVGYDNPSQFSREYRRQFGAPPSRDAARLRDTALTPARVLV, encoded by the coding sequence ATGTACCTCGAGGAGCTCCGCACCTTGCTGGCCCGGCATGCCCGCCCCGACTGGACCACGGCCATCGACGGCGTCTTGATCTCGCAGGTCGATCGTTCGGATCCGCCCGCACCCTCGATGTCCGGCACGGTGCTCGCAGTCATCGCCCAGGGAGCCAAACGTCTCGCGCTCGGCGACCGGGTCTACGAGTACGGCGCCGGGCAGTACCTGGTCGCATCCGTCGACCTGCCCGTCACCGGGCAGTTCACCCAAGCCGACCCGGAGCACCCGGCGCTGGGGTTCGGTCTCACGCTGGAACCGTCCGCGGTCGCCGAATTGCTGCTGCAGGCCGGTCCTGGAGACATCCCCCGCGACGGCGGAGGTGCGCCGTCGGGGATCGCCGTCAGTGACGCCCCGCCCGCACTCCTCGACGCGGTCGTCCGGCTGCTGCGCCTGCTCGACGAACCTCGCGACCGCGCCGCGCTCGCCCCGCTCGTCAAACGAGAGATTCTGTGGCGCTTGATCACAGGGGAGCAGGGCGCGACGGTGCGCCAGCTCGGCCTCGCCGACAGCGGCCTCACCCACGTCTCCCGTGCCGTCCGCTGGATCCGCGAGAACTACGCGCAGCCTTTCCGGGTCGAGGACGTGGCCCGTCTGTCCGGCATGAGCGTCTCCGCCTTCTACCGAAACTTCCAGGCGGTGACGGCGATGAGCCCCATCCAGTTCCAGAAGCAGATCCGGCTCCAGGAGGCCCGGCTGCTGCTCGCCACCCACCCGGGCGACGTCACCGGAGTCGGCCGCCGCGTCGGCTACGACAACCCATCGCAGTTCAGCCGCGAGTACCGCCGCCAGTTCGGCGCACCTCCGAGCCGGGACGCGGCCCGCCTGCGCGACACCGCCCTCACCCCCGCGCGCGTGCTGGTCTGA
- a CDS encoding putative quinol monooxygenase, with product MIANYGFNATLTAKPGSGDRLVDLLLTGLNEGSPGASEHCVVYLVSRSASDRDIVHVTEGWTSEEDHHRIFAGEAAQAIVARIGALLAKESEYTDYVPVRGKAAF from the coding sequence ATGATCGCCAACTACGGTTTCAACGCCACCCTGACCGCCAAGCCTGGCTCGGGTGACCGACTGGTCGACCTGCTGCTGACCGGACTGAACGAGGGAAGCCCCGGCGCGAGCGAACACTGTGTCGTCTACCTCGTCTCGCGTTCCGCGTCCGACCGCGACATCGTGCACGTCACCGAGGGCTGGACCAGCGAGGAGGACCACCACCGCATCTTCGCCGGCGAGGCCGCACAGGCCATCGTGGCCCGGATCGGCGCACTGCTGGCCAAGGAGTCCGAGTACACCGATTACGTCCCGGTTCGCGGCAAGGCCGCGTTCTGA
- a CDS encoding aldo/keto reductase yields the protein MDKRTLGKQGLTVSALGYGAMGTAMGYGPADETESIAAIGKAHDLGVTMFDTAEMYGWGEGEKLLGRALAPVRDDVVIATKFGFTRSFGFDSRPEHIREVVDTSLRNLGVDTIDVLYQHRPDPAVPIEDVIGTMKEFVDAGKVKYLGLSEADEATIRAAHAVHPISVLQTEYSIFAREVESLFPVLEELGIGFVAYSPLARGFLSGAVAFREYYDANDFRQHIPWWAPENFGANVAIVDELTKLARGKGATLAQLSLAWLLARQDYIVPIPGSRNPSRVEQNIAAADLVLTDEDLAAIDRIAPNGGIGGRM from the coding sequence ATGGACAAGCGCACGCTCGGTAAGCAAGGTCTGACGGTCTCCGCCCTGGGATACGGCGCGATGGGCACAGCCATGGGCTACGGCCCGGCCGACGAGACTGAGTCGATCGCCGCCATCGGCAAGGCACACGATCTCGGCGTGACGATGTTCGACACCGCCGAGATGTACGGCTGGGGAGAGGGTGAGAAGCTGCTCGGCCGAGCGTTGGCACCGGTACGCGACGACGTCGTCATCGCCACGAAGTTCGGCTTCACCCGCTCATTCGGATTCGACTCTCGCCCCGAGCACATCCGCGAGGTCGTCGACACGAGCCTGCGCAATCTCGGCGTCGACACGATCGACGTGCTCTACCAGCACCGTCCCGACCCGGCCGTGCCCATCGAGGACGTGATCGGCACCATGAAGGAATTCGTCGACGCCGGCAAGGTCAAGTATCTGGGGCTGTCCGAAGCCGACGAAGCCACCATCCGCGCCGCGCACGCGGTGCACCCGATCTCGGTGTTGCAGACCGAGTATTCGATCTTCGCGCGAGAGGTCGAATCCCTCTTCCCCGTCCTCGAGGAACTCGGCATCGGATTCGTCGCCTACTCACCGCTGGCCCGCGGATTCCTCAGCGGCGCGGTCGCCTTCCGGGAGTACTACGACGCCAATGACTTCCGCCAGCACATCCCGTGGTGGGCGCCGGAGAACTTCGGAGCCAATGTCGCGATCGTCGACGAACTCACCAAACTCGCCCGCGGCAAGGGTGCCACCCTTGCCCAGTTGTCGTTGGCATGGCTCCTGGCTCGCCAGGACTACATCGTCCCGATCCCGGGCTCCCGCAACCCGTCTCGGGTCGAGCAGAACATCGCAGCTGCCGATCTGGTACTTACCGACGAGGATCTGGCCGCGATCGACCGCATCGCCCCCAATGGCGGGATCGGCGGCCGTATGTAG
- a CDS encoding TetR family transcriptional regulator, giving the protein MESSSTPISGLRDITREAVRTRISEVAVDLFAERGFDSVTVEQIAAAVGISARSFHRYFPAKEDAVIGDLTRWGEFVRDAFVSRPADEPALVSLRISLESLLSQPGGDEQRSKRTMRVLTSTPSLRARNLEKHLAWANLLVPVVRERLAGGYAELRAQTLVQVALACFDIALTTWAESEGTDAVELLRRSFDALAAAQEL; this is encoded by the coding sequence GTGGAAAGTTCCTCGACACCGATCTCGGGCTTGCGCGACATCACGCGAGAGGCCGTGCGCACCCGCATCTCCGAGGTCGCGGTCGACCTGTTCGCCGAGCGCGGCTTCGACTCGGTCACCGTCGAGCAGATCGCCGCCGCGGTCGGTATCTCCGCCCGAAGCTTCCACCGTTACTTCCCGGCCAAAGAAGACGCGGTCATTGGCGACCTGACTCGCTGGGGCGAGTTCGTCCGAGACGCCTTCGTCTCACGGCCGGCCGATGAACCGGCCCTGGTCTCGTTGCGGATCTCCTTAGAATCCCTGCTGTCTCAACCAGGTGGCGACGAGCAACGCAGCAAGCGGACGATGCGCGTGCTCACCAGCACGCCGTCCCTCCGTGCCCGGAATCTCGAGAAGCACCTGGCGTGGGCGAACCTGCTCGTCCCGGTCGTCCGGGAGCGTCTGGCCGGTGGCTATGCGGAGCTACGAGCGCAGACACTCGTGCAGGTCGCTCTCGCCTGCTTCGACATCGCTCTGACCACCTGGGCTGAGTCCGAGGGCACGGACGCAGTCGAACTCCTGCGCCGATCCTTCGACGCACTCGCCGCCGCGCAAGAGTTATAG